The genome window TCGGATTGCCGTCGAATCCCTCTAAAACTTCCGGCCGCAAAACCGAATAGTTTTCTGTTAGCGGATTCCCGCCTTTGATTTCAAAAAGTGCTTGGCTGTTGCGGGCTATAGTATGAAAAAATACTGCTTCTTCCACCGCAGAAACCAGGGCGTGTCCGATGCCGCCCAGCATCGAGTGATAGGGCCAAATTGTCAGGGGATATTTCCCATCGTCGCTGAGTTTTTTGACGTAGTGGCAAGCCTGTTTTTCCAGTGCTGAAAAATTGTCCCCGCTGATGCTGTGGGCGATGGCGGGATTGACTTTCCAAATGCCTTTTTGGACATCTTCCAGTGTAATAGAAGTTGCCGCTGGTATGGGGTGTTCGCCTGCTTCATCGATCCAAAAGATTGGATGAAAAATTTGCATGGCGGTGTGGGTATCCATTGTCGGCGCAATGGTTGTAATTGCCTTTAAATTGCGATAAATGAATTCGCACAGCCGCAGGTTGTCATCGACAGCACCGCTACCGGAACGCCCGCCCACAAATAGTTCAAATTCGGGCAGGCAAAAGGTATTTTGGGCATCGATTATCATCAAACAAATGCGGTTTTTGTCGCTAGCGGCGGGCTGGATGCTGTGCTGCTTTGCCCAATCTTTCGCTTGGGTGGCGCGTTCTCGGTAGGGGACTCGCCAGACTTCGCCTACTTTTTTGGGCTCGAAAAATTGGGGGATTGGAAGTTGGGCTTTTTGTGTCATGACGATCGCTTTTAGGGTAGTTTACAGTAATAATTTAAGTTGCGAGTATAATGCTGATAAATATTTGCGGGTGAATCATGGCAAAAGAACGAATCCAAGATTATGCTAGGGTAAAATTTAAACGCATCGTGTTGTTTTTTTCGATCGCACTTTTGCTCGCTCTCTTAATTGTAGCAACTAGATCTGCCTGCGTTCAAGATGTTTTGAGAACTGTGTTAATGCGGATCGAGGATTTAGGGTGGTGGGGGCCGGTGGCTTTTGTAGCTACTTACAACTTGGCTACTGTGCTGTTTGTACCGGGTTCGGTGCTGACGCTGGGAGGGGGGGCGATTTTTGGTTTGTGGTGGGGTTCAGTTTACGTATTTGCGGCGTCGATTTTAGGTGCTGTATTTGCTTTTGCGATCGGGCGCTATTTGTGCCGCGATCGCGTGGTAAAATATATGGAATCTCACCCCAAGTTTAAAGCTCTCGATCGCGCAGTTTCCCAACAAGGATTAAAAATAGTTTTTTTGACTCGTCTTTGTCCTTTATTTCCTTTCAATTTATTGAATTACGCTCTGGGAATTACTCAGGTTTCTTTGAAAGATTACGTGCTGGGTTCCTTTGGCATGATACCGGGTACAATTATGTACGTTTACTCGGGTTCTTTGGTGGGAGATATTGCTGCGATAGGCACGGAAACTCTGTATACAAATCCCCAAGATTCAGCAGTAAAATGGTTGATTAATATCATCAGTTTTATTGCTACTGTCGCTGTTACTATGTCTATCACTCGGATTGCTCGCAAAGCTTTGGATGAAAGTGTTTAATTAGCAGGATTTGCCAATGTCACAATCAAAAGTCGATCGCGTAACTGTCCCCCCGATGGACGAACACAACCAGAAATTAGTCTCCTATTTGCATCCGCCCGATTGGGTAAATCCGCAGCCGGCTAGTTCTTATAATTTAGTAGTAATTGGCGCGGGGCCCGCCGGATTAATTGTGGCGGCAGGTGCCGCAGGTTTGGGCGCGAAAGTTGCTTTGATTGAAAAACATTTGATGGGCGGCGACTGTTTGAATGTCGGTTGCGTGCCGTCAAAAGCCCTGATTCGATCCTCCCGAATTGTCGGAGATATCTGGAATGCCAGTAAATTTGGCGTTAACGTTTCTAACGGTGCAGAAGTGGATTTTGCCGCTGTGATGGAACGGCTGCGCCGCATCAGGGCGGGAATCAGCGATGTTGATTCTGTTCAACGCTACCAGCACAAATTAGGAGTCGATGTTTTCTTAGGTTCCGGTCGTTTTACTAGCAATTCTACCATAGAAGTTGCAGGTCAAATTCTCCGGTTTAAAAAAGCAGTAATTGCTACAGGTGCAAGGGCGCTACAACCGCAAATTCCCGGTTTACAAGAAGCTGGGTATCTGACAAATGAAACTGTCTTTAACCTTACAGAAAGACCTCAGCGTTTGGCCGTAATTGGCGCAGGGCCGATCGGCTGCGAATTGGCTCAAGCCTTTCGGCGGCTGGGTTCGGAAGTGGTATTGCTGCACAAAAATGCTCAGATTTTGGACAAAGAAGATGCGGATGCTGCTAAAATCGTGCAGCAGGCTTTTGTACGCGAAGGAATTCAACTAATACTAGAATCCCAAATAGAGCGCGTTGAGAAAACAAATGCAGGCAAGGTAATTTATTATAAATGTCAAGGTAAGGAAGCCTCGCTAACAGTAGATGAAATTATTGTGAGTACAGGGCGATCGCCTAACGTGGAAGGATTGAATCTGGAGGCTGTTGGCGTTGAATACAATACACAAACAGGCGTATTTGTCAACGACAATTTGCAAACTACTAATCCCCGCATTTATGCCGCCGGCGATATTTGCATGAAACATAAATTTACTCACGCTGCTGATTTTGCTGCGAGGATGGTAATTCAAAACACTCTATTTTTCGGGCGCAAAAAGCTCAGCGCTTTGACGATACCTTGGTGTACTTACACAGATCCAGAAATTGCGCGCGTCGGGTTGGGCGATCGCGAGGCTAAGGAAAAAGGCATTGATGTCGATACATTTTTAATTCCTTTCAGTCAAGTCGATCGGGCAATTATTGACGGCGAAGAGGAAGGATTTGTGAAAATTCACGTCAAGAAAGGCAGCGATAAAATATTAGGTGCAACTATTGTAGCGCGCCACGCTGGGGATACGATCGGCGAGATTACTTTGGCAATGGTTAACAATATTGGTTTGGGAAAGATTGCTAGCACAATTCACCCGTATCCGACGCAAGCTGAGGCAATTCGGAAAGCGGGAGATGCTTACAATCGCACTCGTTTGACGCCGTTTGTGAAAAATTTGTTTAATCGCTGGCTGGCTTGGACGCGGTAGTTTGAACTGTATTGAATCAACACCAGGTACAATTGAACCGTAGGGGCTGGTTCACCAACCATCTATGGCGAAAATGAATAATCTCCTAAACCCGCCCCCACCAGTCATCACCAGATAAAATTGGGATAAAACAATGAACCGTAGGGGCGGGTTCACCAACCATCTATGGAAAAAATTAATAATCTCCTAAACCCGCCCCCAGCGGATAGAAAATGCAAATTTACTATTAATTTATTGAATCAAATGTTGATGTAAAATTGGGCGTTGGAGGGCGGGTCGATCGGATTGTTTGATTTGTGTTAAAGATTTCGGTGAACCCGCCCCTACAGAGATTGCGGTTTTCAATATTCCCATTTACGTTTCTGTTTCTGTTTCAAATCCCACACCTTCATACAAAAGTTCGATCGGCAAATCAAACTCAATGCTTGATAAAGTGATAATCTCCCCAGCAGTGTAAGAATAGTACAGCCACATTCTCCCCTCTCCCCGACAGTAACGCTCAACAAAAATCTTTTGTGAATCAATCAAGATATACTCTTGCAAAGTAGGAATTTTTAGGTAACAAGTGAATTTTTCATCCCGATCTTTAGCACTTGTACTGGGAGAAAGAACTTCCACAATGATTTTAGGATTCTGAATGAAATTGCGGGAATCCAGGTCTTGAGGGTCGCAACTGACTATCACATCAGGGTAGTAGTAACGGCTTTGAAAACTGACTTGCAATTTCACATCTGACACGTTCATCCGACAGCCTCTGGAACGCAGATGCGGGCGTAATGCAGTGTAAAAGTTAAGTGCAAGATCGTTATGAGGAATTGTACTGCCTGTCATGGCAAAAACTTCGCCGTTGACATATTCGTGGCGAATCTCTTGTTGAGCTTCCCATTCGAGATATTCCTCAACCGTCATTTTTTGGGGTTTTTGGGGAATGGCTATCATAACAAAATTTTTGTAATGTTACTTTGATTGTAGCATTAGGCCTGGGACAATTGTCAGAAAAACCATAGGTCAAAAATCCCCTTCATCTACTTGGAATACCGTCAATCCCAAGCTTCTCCACATATCAACAACTTGCTGGCGATCGTCCAAGACAAACTTAACATTATATTTCCCTGCAATATGCCACCGATAGAACTCCTCTTTAATAATTGCATCCTTCCTCATATCTCCGGTTTTCCGCATATAAAGAGCGGCATAATTAACCTCATACTGCTGCAACCATTTTTCAGTTTGAGGCTGACAGTCATCTGTTCGGCCCGACACTACGATAATATTAGCGCTGGTTTGCCACTTGCGAACGGTATCTAAGACGGGCGGATTGGGCAAATCGCGATCGCACGTTGAAGCATCAAAAGGATTTCTGCCGTTGAGAAGTGCCAGCGTACCGTCCATATCAACAATAATTGCATCCGGCAAATCCGGGTTATATTCCGGCGGCCCAACGGGAACCCGCACGTACTTATTGTACATCTTCATAATCACATCTTTGCCCACCGAATTAAGCCTTTTCAAATCCCGTTTAATACATTCCTCAACCGGAACTTGCAAGAAAGAATCATTAACTTCGACAACAGCTTTACCTTTAACCAACTCCTTGATATGCTCGATGTGAGGCCCAAAATTAGTATCATCAACAATGACGTGCTTGCCGCTTTCCAAAGCCATCAAAATAATCGTATCTCTCAACTGTACAATAAACTTTTCATTTGCCGGCGACCAATGAGAAGCGTGAGCCATTTCTCTGAGCAAATCTTTATTGCTACGCACCCACTTTGCAGGTTCAGACAGCAGCAATTCCCTAGCAAATTGAGATTTTCCCGAAGCAGGTAAACCGACAAGTACAATAACTCTTTTCATGGTAATTGGTAATTGGGCATTGGGCATTGGGCATTGGGCATTGGGCATTGGGCATTGTTTAAATACTTACCTCTTCATTCCATCCGTTATAT of Oscillatoria nigro-viridis PCC 7112 contains these proteins:
- a CDS encoding TVP38/TMEM64 family protein yields the protein MAKERIQDYARVKFKRIVLFFSIALLLALLIVATRSACVQDVLRTVLMRIEDLGWWGPVAFVATYNLATVLFVPGSVLTLGGGAIFGLWWGSVYVFAASILGAVFAFAIGRYLCRDRVVKYMESHPKFKALDRAVSQQGLKIVFLTRLCPLFPFNLLNYALGITQVSLKDYVLGSFGMIPGTIMYVYSGSLVGDIAAIGTETLYTNPQDSAVKWLINIISFIATVAVTMSITRIARKALDESV
- a CDS encoding mercuric reductase, which gives rise to MSQSKVDRVTVPPMDEHNQKLVSYLHPPDWVNPQPASSYNLVVIGAGPAGLIVAAGAAGLGAKVALIEKHLMGGDCLNVGCVPSKALIRSSRIVGDIWNASKFGVNVSNGAEVDFAAVMERLRRIRAGISDVDSVQRYQHKLGVDVFLGSGRFTSNSTIEVAGQILRFKKAVIATGARALQPQIPGLQEAGYLTNETVFNLTERPQRLAVIGAGPIGCELAQAFRRLGSEVVLLHKNAQILDKEDADAAKIVQQAFVREGIQLILESQIERVEKTNAGKVIYYKCQGKEASLTVDEIIVSTGRSPNVEGLNLEAVGVEYNTQTGVFVNDNLQTTNPRIYAAGDICMKHKFTHAADFAARMVIQNTLFFGRKKLSALTIPWCTYTDPEIARVGLGDREAKEKGIDVDTFLIPFSQVDRAIIDGEEEGFVKIHVKKGSDKILGATIVARHAGDTIGEITLAMVNNIGLGKIASTIHPYPTQAEAIRKAGDAYNRTRLTPFVKNLFNRWLAWTR
- a CDS encoding Uma2 family endonuclease, with protein sequence MIAIPQKPQKMTVEEYLEWEAQQEIRHEYVNGEVFAMTGSTIPHNDLALNFYTALRPHLRSRGCRMNVSDVKLQVSFQSRYYYPDVIVSCDPQDLDSRNFIQNPKIIVEVLSPSTSAKDRDEKFTCYLKIPTLQEYILIDSQKIFVERYCRGEGRMWLYYSYTAGEIITLSSIEFDLPIELLYEGVGFETETET
- a CDS encoding phosphatase domain-containing protein translates to MKRVIVLVGLPASGKSQFARELLLSEPAKWVRSNKDLLREMAHASHWSPANEKFIVQLRDTIILMALESGKHVIVDDTNFGPHIEHIKELVKGKAVVEVNDSFLQVPVEECIKRDLKRLNSVGKDVIMKMYNKYVRVPVGPPEYNPDLPDAIIVDMDGTLALLNGRNPFDASTCDRDLPNPPVLDTVRKWQTSANIIVVSGRTDDCQPQTEKWLQQYEVNYAALYMRKTGDMRKDAIIKEEFYRWHIAGKYNVKFVLDDRQQVVDMWRSLGLTVFQVDEGDF